In Methanomicrobium antiquum, one DNA window encodes the following:
- a CDS encoding zinc ribbon domain-containing protein — MKEDIEECICQSCGMPIKNQNDFGTEKDGQKSPYYCTYCYMKGLFLEPELTPSEMVDICAKKYEERKIMPFDEAYELNLKIIPELRRWKFK, encoded by the coding sequence TTGAAAGAAGATATTGAAGAGTGCATCTGCCAGTCCTGTGGAATGCCAATAAAAAACCAAAACGATTTTGGAACGGAAAAAGACGGACAAAAATCTCCATACTACTGCACATACTGCTACATGAAAGGCCTGTTTTTAGAGCCTGAGCTGACACCGTCTGAAATGGTCGATATCTGTGCAAAAAAATACGAAGAGAGAAAGATAATGCCATTTGATGAGGCATATGAATTAAACCTTAAGATAATTCCCGAACTGAGGCGCTGGAAGTTCAAATAA